The sequence AACTCGGTCAAGGAGATCGACTGGGCGGACTACACCATCGCCATCCCGGCCTTCGTGACGATGCTGATGATGCCGTTCACCTACTCGATCACCAACGGCATCGGCATGGGCTTCATCACCTTCGTGGTGCTGCGCCTGGCTGCCGGCCGGTTCCGGGAGATCCCGGCCGCGATGTACATCGTCTCGGCGGTCTTCGCCTTCTACTACCTGATGCCGGCCCTGGGCCTGACCTGAGCCCTGCCCCTGCGCGGGGCCGGCCGAGGCGTCACCTGACCCCGTAGAACCTCGGGTCAGGTGACCCCGTAGAACTTCTCCGTCTCCTCGACGGCGGTCTGGAACCGCTCGTCGAAGTCATCCCGAATGAGCGTCCGGACGACATAGTCCTGGACGCTCATTCCTCTTTTCGCCGCGTGCCGCCGGAGCCGCTCGAGCAGCTCCCCGTCTATCCGCAGGCTGAGCACAGTGGTCCCCATGGCTACGAGGGTCGCCACATCCGGCCGCCCCGCGCGTCACTTTCCGGAATCGGCTCACTCATATGGGTGATCGAAGGGTTCAGTGGCGAGGGTCACGGGCATTGCACGGGTGTCGCGGTGGTCTTTAGCGAGAGTAATGAGTTACTCTAAAGAACATGCCGGACCTGGACCTCACCCATGGCGACGACGCTGCCGCCGTGAACTCGCTCCGCTCGGCCGTGATGCGGCTGAGCCGTCGGCTCAAGCACCAGCGGGTCGACGAGTCGCTGAGCCCCACCGAGATGTCGGTGCTCGGCACCCTCTCCCGCTGCGGCTCGGCCACCCCGGGCGAACTGGCCCGCAAGGAGCACGTCCAGCCGCCGTCGATGACCCGCATCGTCGCGCTGCTCGAAGCCAAGGGGCTGGTCCGGCTGGAGCCGCATCCCGAGGACCGGCGCCAGAAGGTCGTCACCCAGACCGAACAGGCCGAGGCGATGCTCGAGGAGAGCCGCCGCAAGCGCAACGTGTTCCTGGCCGGCCTGGTCGAGGGTCTCGACGAGGACGAGTGGGCCAAGCTGCGCGCCGCCGCCCCCGTGCTGGAGAAGCTCGCACACCTGTAAAGCACACCGTAAGAGGAGGCGAACCCCTTTGAGTACGGGATCCGGAACACCTTCCGCCCCCGCACCGGCCGTCACTACCACCCCCACCCCTTCGCGGGGATCCTCGATGTTCAGCTCGCTGAGGGTCAGGAACTACCGCCTCTTCTTCGTCGGCCAGGTCGTCTCCAACACCGGCACCTGGATGCAGCGCATCGCCCAGGACTGGCTCGTGCTCAGCCTCACCGGCTCCTCCGCGGCCGTGGGCATCACGACGGCCCTGCAGTTCCTGCCGATGCTCCTCTTCGGTCTCTACGGCGGTGTCCTGGTCGACCGCCTCCCCAAGCGCCCCACGCTGCTGGTGACCCAGTCGGCCATGGCCCTGTCCGGTCTCGCGCTCGCCGCCCTGACCCTCACCGGCCACGTCCAGGTCTGGCACGTCTACCTCGCCGCCTTCGCGGTCGGCCTGGCGACGGTGGTCGACAACCCGGCCCGCCAGTCCTTCGTCTCCGAGATGGTCGGCCCCGGGCAACTGCAGAACGCGGTCAGCCTGAACTCGGCGAACTTCCAGTCCGCCCGGCTGATCGGCCCGGCCGTCGCCGGCCTGATGATCACCGGAGTGGGCACCGGCTGGGCGTTCCTCGCCAACGGCCTGTCCTTCGCGGCCCCCATCACCGGCCTGCTGCTGATGCGCGCCCGTGAGCTGCACGTCGTCCAGCGCGCGCCGCGGGGCAAGGGCCAGCTGCGCGAGGGCCTGCAGTACGTGGCCGGGCGGCCGGAGCTGATCTGGCCGATCGTCCTCGTCGGCTTCATCGGCACCTTCGGCTTCAACTTCCCGGTGTGGCTGTCGGCCTACGCCCAGCACGTCTTCCACGCCGGTGCCGGCGGCTACAGCCTCTTCAACACCCTGATGGCCGTCGGCTCCCTGGTCGGCGCCCTGCTGGCCGCCCGGCGCGGCACGGCCCGGCTGCGCATCCTGATCGCCGCCGCGCTCGCCTTCGGCACGCTGGAGACCGTGGCCGCGCTCGCGCCGTCGTACTGGCTGTTCGCCCTGCTCATGGTCCCGATCGGGATCTTCGGGCTCACGGTGAACGTCACGGCGAACACCGCGGTCCAGATGGCCACCGACCCGGCCATGCGCGGCCGGGTGATGGCCCTGTTCATGATGGTGTTCATGGGCGGCACGCCGCTCGGCGCACCGGTCGTCGGCTGGATCACCGACACCTACGGAGCCCGCGTCGGCTTCGCCCTCGGCGGCATCGTCTCCGCCGTCGCGTCCGGGGTGATCGGCCTGGTCCTGGCCCGCATCGGCGGCCTGCGCCTGACGGTGGGCTGGCACCACGGCCACCCCCGGCTCCGCTTCGTCCCGCGCGAGCGCAAGGAGCTGGCGACGGCCGCGTGAGCGCCTCCGGGGCCGTCGCCCCGGAGGGTCCCGGTGCCCGCTACCGGACCCTCCGGGCCAGCACCTGCCCCGGCCAGTCGCCGTTCTCACCGGAGGTGTAGGTCTCGGCCGGGACGAACCCGTTGGCCTCGTAGTAGGCGACGAGCTTGCCGTCGTCACCCGCGTAGCAGTCCACGCGCAGCAGGGCGACCCCGGCCCGCCGGGTCTCCTCGGCCACGTGCTCGAGCAGGGCGGCACCGGCGCCCCGCCCCCTGAACCGGCGGTCGGAGGCGAGCCAGTGGATGTACCGCTCGGGCTCGCCGGGCGGCGGCAGGTGCGAAAGGGAGGCGCCGGGCGCGTCGGTGACGGTGAGCGTGGCGGCCGGCACACCGTCGACCTCCGCGATGTACGCCGTGCCCTCTTTCATGTGACGGAGGACCGATTCGGCCACCCTCGGGTTCTCCGACAGCGGCTTGTCCCCCCACTGGCCGGTGCGGCCCTGTGACACCAGCCACTCCACACAGCTGTCGAGCATGCCGAGTATCACCGGGAGGTCCTCGGGCCCGCCCTCACGAATGGTGATCTTCATGCGGCCATCATGCCCGGCGCCGTCTGCGAAGGTGAAGGCATGAGACTCTTCGCCGCGGTGCTCCCCCCGGAGCACGTCGTCCAGGAACTCGCCGCCGAGGTCGCCAAGTTGAAGAGGCTGCCCGGCTCGGAACGGCTGCGCTGGACCAACCGCCCGGGCTGGCACTTCACCCTGGCCTTCTACGGCGAGGTCGCGGACGACGTCGTACCGGACCTGTCGGACCGCCTGGCCCGCGCGGCCCACCGCACTGCCCCCTTCGCCCTGGCCCTGTCCGGCGGCGGCCAGTTCGGGCACGGCAAGGCCTTGTGGACGGGCGCCTACGGCGAGGTGGAGGCGCTGCGGCGGCTGGCCGACCGGGCGGAGTCGGCGGCGCGGAAGGCGGGCGTGCCGATGGGGGAGCACCGCCGGTACAAGGCCCACCTGACGGTGGCGCGGGGACGCGACGGCGTCGGTCCACGGCCGTACGTCGACGCCCTCGCGGAGTTCACCAGCAGTACCTGGACGGTGGGCGAGCTGGTGCTGGTGCGCAGCAACCTGCCGAGGTCCGGGGTGGCGGGGGAGCAGCCGCGGTACGAGGTGGTCGGCCGCTGGCCGCTGCGCGGGGACAGCTAGGCTCGATGGCGTGGACCCGAAAACCCGGAACCGGATCATGGCCGGTGTGCTTGTGCTGATGTTCGTCGTGGTGGCCGTCTCGGCGGCTGTCAGGTAGCTGTTTCCTGGAGCGGGGCAACCGCGGCCGGCCGGTTCTCCGGCCGCGGTCCGTTCGTGGCCGGTCTCGCCCGCGCGGCGGGGCCGCACATCACATGCGGCCCCGCCGCCCCTGGGCCGGCCGACTCCCGGGTGCTACCAGGCGAAGGCCTCGGGGGACGGCCCCGGACCCGGGAAGACCTCGTCCAGGCCCGCCAGCAGTTCCTCGCCCAGTTCCAGCTCGGCGGCCCGGAGGGCGGACTCGAGCTGCCCGGCCGTGCGCGGGCCGACGATGGGCCCGGTCACGCCCGGCCGGGTCAGCAGCCAGGCCAGGGCCACCTCGCCGGGCTCCAGGCCGTGCTTGTCGACCAGGTCCTCGTAGGCCTGGATCCGGGCGCGGGCGGCCGGGTCGTTCAGGGTGTCGGCGGCGCGTCCGGAGGCACGGCGACCGCCCTGGGCCTCCTTCCTGATGACCCCGCCCAGCAGGCCCCCGTGCAGCGGCGACCAGGGGATGACCCCGAGGCCGTAGTCCTGCGCGGCCGGGATGACCTCCATCTCGGCACGCCGCTCGAAGAGGTTGTACAGGCACTGCTCGCTGACCAGCCCGATGGTGCCACCGCGCCGGGCGGCGGCCTCGTTGGCCTGGGCGATCTTGTAGCCGGGGAAGTTGGAGGAGCCGACGTAGAGGATCTTGCCCTGCTGGACCAGGGTGTCGATCGCCTGCCAGATCTCGTCGAAGGGGGTGTCCCGGTCGATGTGGTGGAACTGGTAGAGGTCGATGTGGTCGGTCTGGAGCCGCTTCAGGCTGGCGTCCACGGCCCGCCGGATGTTCAGCGCGGAGAGCTTGTCGTGGTTGGGCCAGGGGCCCTGGCCGTCGGGGGCCATGTTGGCGTAGACCTTGGTGGCGAGGACGACCTTGTCGCGCCGGTCGCCGCCCTTGGCGAACCAGTTGCCGATGATGGTCTCGGTCCGCCCCTTGTTGTCACCCCACCCGTACACGTTGGCGGTGTCGAAGAAGTTGATGCCCGCGTCCAGTGCCGCGTCCATGATCGCGTGGCTGTCGGCCTCGTCGGTCTGCGGCCCGAAGTTCATCGTCCCGAGGACGAGTCGGCTGACCTTGAGGCCCGTGCGTCCAAGCTGCGTGTACTTCATGGTTCTCTAGCCAACGGCTTGAAGTGCGCTCTAGGCAAGCGGGGTTGGGCTAGTCGCGGGGGAACCTGTCGGTCTTGAGGATGAGGTCGACCACTGTGCCGGTGAGGTCGATGTCGGTGCCGAAGTCCACCGGTGTCCTGTTCTCGTAGTCGCCGTCCTTGGGGTCGGTGTACACGAAGCAGCGGCCCTGATACGGGTCGGCGACGATGTAGAGGGGGACTTCGGCGATCGCGTAGGCAGTTTTCTTCGGGCCGTAGTCGTTGGCGGCAGTGCCCTGGGAGATGACCTCAGCGACGAACTCGACGTCCTGGTACCGCCAGCGGCCGTTGTTGTCTGTCTTCGCCGATTCCTTGAGCATGGCGACGTCCGGGCAGAAGCCGTTCTGGTAGCCCGGGAAGTCGATGCGGACGTCCGAGAACGCTTGGACGTCCCTCCCGAATTTGTCCTCCAGTGCCCGCACGATTCGGCGAATGATTCCCCAGTGAGTGGCCCGCTGCGGCGTCATGTGGACGTTGCCCCCGACGATCTCGACCCTGAATCCTTCGGGGACGGGCATACGCTCAAGCCGCTCGAACCACTCGTCCAAATGCCTGGTGTTGGCGTCGGCGTCGGCCATCTCGATCCTGTCTTCAAGGACGGTCATCGTGGCGCTCCTCCCCGGCCGCCCCACGGACAGGTGCGGCCGCGCAGTACAACGATACGCACGGTGACCAGGACTCGCCGGATTCAGGTCAGCTTGTCCCGGCCGCGTACGCCTGTCCGACCCCCCACGCCTCCCACATCGCCCCCGCGAACGCGCCCGCGATCCGGTGTTCCCCGCTCGCGTTGGGATGCGTGCCGTCGTAGGTGTCGGAGTGGATGTCGTACGCCTCGGGCGCAGAGGCCAGCAGCAGCGGGGAGCGGGGCTCGTCCAGGTCGGCGACCGCCTTCGCGAGCAGAACGTTGAAGAGGTCCACCTGGGCCGCGAACGGCTCGTCCGCCGCGGCCCGGATGTTCGGTATCACCGGCAGGACGACCATGCGTATGCGCGGGGCGGCCTCCCGGGCGCCGGCGACGAACGCCCGTACGTTCTGTGCCGTCTGCTCCGCGTTCGTGTAGAAGCCCAGGTCGATCAGGCCGAGGGAGACCAGCAGCACGTCCGGCCGGTGGGCGCGTACCGCGTCCCCGATCAGCGGGGCCATGTGCAGCCAGCCCTCGCCCCAGCCCGCCAGGTGGCGGCGGGGGAAGCCGGGTTCGGCGTACGCGTACGACGTCGGCGCGTCGGACGATTTGTCGTACAGCTCCTCGCGCGGGCCGACGAACGTGAACGGGCCGCCGTGCGTGTCGCACAGGTGCCGCCACAACCGGTAGCGCCAGGTGTGCTCGCCCGCGCTCCCGATCGTCATGGAGTCACCTACGGGCATGAATCTGAGCATCCGCTCATGATGGACGATCACCCGCACGCATGGGGTGTGAGGCCCACCACGTCCCCCGGGGGGCCCACAGGGCGTCCGCGCCGAACACCCGCGGGCAGTGGCAGGCTTGGGGCATGCGCCGATCGTCCGCCGTCCTCGCCGGTCTCACCGGTCTCGCCGGAATGCTGCTCACCGGCGCCTGCGCGCTGCCCGCGTCCGCCGACAGCAGGGCCGGCGACACCGGCTTCACCTTCAAGGACCCGCGGATCACCGAGTCCAGCGGGCTCGCCGCCTCCCGCCTCCA comes from Streptomyces sp. FXJ1.172 and encodes:
- a CDS encoding ribbon-helix-helix protein, CopG family — protein: MGTTVLSLRIDGELLERLRRHAAKRGMSVQDYVVRTLIRDDFDERFQTAVEETEKFYGVT
- a CDS encoding aldo/keto reductase → MKYTQLGRTGLKVSRLVLGTMNFGPQTDEADSHAIMDAALDAGINFFDTANVYGWGDNKGRTETIIGNWFAKGGDRRDKVVLATKVYANMAPDGQGPWPNHDKLSALNIRRAVDASLKRLQTDHIDLYQFHHIDRDTPFDEIWQAIDTLVQQGKILYVGSSNFPGYKIAQANEAAARRGGTIGLVSEQCLYNLFERRAEMEVIPAAQDYGLGVIPWSPLHGGLLGGVIRKEAQGGRRASGRAADTLNDPAARARIQAYEDLVDKHGLEPGEVALAWLLTRPGVTGPIVGPRTAGQLESALRAAELELGEELLAGLDEVFPGPGPSPEAFAW
- a CDS encoding MFS transporter, whose translation is MSTGSGTPSAPAPAVTTTPTPSRGSSMFSSLRVRNYRLFFVGQVVSNTGTWMQRIAQDWLVLSLTGSSAAVGITTALQFLPMLLFGLYGGVLVDRLPKRPTLLVTQSAMALSGLALAALTLTGHVQVWHVYLAAFAVGLATVVDNPARQSFVSEMVGPGQLQNAVSLNSANFQSARLIGPAVAGLMITGVGTGWAFLANGLSFAAPITGLLLMRARELHVVQRAPRGKGQLREGLQYVAGRPELIWPIVLVGFIGTFGFNFPVWLSAYAQHVFHAGAGGYSLFNTLMAVGSLVGALLAARRGTARLRILIAAALAFGTLETVAALAPSYWLFALLMVPIGIFGLTVNVTANTAVQMATDPAMRGRVMALFMMVFMGGTPLGAPVVGWITDTYGARVGFALGGIVSAVASGVIGLVLARIGGLRLTVGWHHGHPRLRFVPRERKELATAA
- a CDS encoding Uma2 family endonuclease — translated: MTVLEDRIEMADADANTRHLDEWFERLERMPVPEGFRVEIVGGNVHMTPQRATHWGIIRRIVRALEDKFGRDVQAFSDVRIDFPGYQNGFCPDVAMLKESAKTDNNGRWRYQDVEFVAEVISQGTAANDYGPKKTAYAIAEVPLYIVADPYQGRCFVYTDPKDGDYENRTPVDFGTDIDLTGTVVDLILKTDRFPRD
- a CDS encoding GNAT family N-acetyltransferase, with the protein product MKITIREGGPEDLPVILGMLDSCVEWLVSQGRTGQWGDKPLSENPRVAESVLRHMKEGTAYIAEVDGVPAATLTVTDAPGASLSHLPPPGEPERYIHWLASDRRFRGRGAGAALLEHVAEETRRAGVALLRVDCYAGDDGKLVAYYEANGFVPAETYTSGENGDWPGQVLARRVR
- the thpR gene encoding RNA 2',3'-cyclic phosphodiesterase → MRLFAAVLPPEHVVQELAAEVAKLKRLPGSERLRWTNRPGWHFTLAFYGEVADDVVPDLSDRLARAAHRTAPFALALSGGGQFGHGKALWTGAYGEVEALRRLADRAESAARKAGVPMGEHRRYKAHLTVARGRDGVGPRPYVDALAEFTSSTWTVGELVLVRSNLPRSGVAGEQPRYEVVGRWPLRGDS
- a CDS encoding SGNH/GDSL hydrolase family protein; the encoded protein is MLRFMPVGDSMTIGSAGEHTWRYRLWRHLCDTHGGPFTFVGPREELYDKSSDAPTSYAYAEPGFPRRHLAGWGEGWLHMAPLIGDAVRAHRPDVLLVSLGLIDLGFYTNAEQTAQNVRAFVAGAREAAPRIRMVVLPVIPNIRAAADEPFAAQVDLFNVLLAKAVADLDEPRSPLLLASAPEAYDIHSDTYDGTHPNASGEHRIAGAFAGAMWEAWGVGQAYAAGTS
- a CDS encoding MarR family winged helix-turn-helix transcriptional regulator, which codes for MPDLDLTHGDDAAAVNSLRSAVMRLSRRLKHQRVDESLSPTEMSVLGTLSRCGSATPGELARKEHVQPPSMTRIVALLEAKGLVRLEPHPEDRRQKVVTQTEQAEAMLEESRRKRNVFLAGLVEGLDEDEWAKLRAAAPVLEKLAHL